A portion of the Corynebacterium rouxii genome contains these proteins:
- a CDS encoding aldo/keto reductase, whose product MVIMKQHENVIPTITLNDGTEMPAIGFGTYKLHDNEAYEAVRSAIEVGYRHIDTASLYKNEEEVGRAVADAIAAGDVTREELFITTKVWNDMHGDQLTQRSFQESLQRLGLDYIDCCMVHWPWPQKGLYVESFAALAKIQGLGQLQSVAVANFYPEVLREIVAETGIAPVLNQVELHPGFSQAEQRTVDRELEVVTEAWSPLGRGDSLNAEAIASIAQRYEKTPAQVALRWIHQLGCSVVPKSANPQRQRENLDIFNFELNAEDMNSITLLDEQGGRLFVDPHNFPGEVE is encoded by the coding sequence ATGGTGATCATGAAACAACACGAGAACGTTATTCCTACCATCACTCTCAACGATGGCACGGAAATGCCCGCCATTGGTTTTGGCACTTACAAGCTGCACGATAACGAGGCTTATGAGGCTGTGCGTAGTGCCATTGAAGTGGGTTACCGTCACATCGATACCGCATCGTTGTATAAGAACGAAGAGGAGGTAGGCCGTGCGGTGGCCGACGCGATCGCTGCAGGTGATGTGACTCGTGAAGAGCTTTTTATCACCACCAAGGTCTGGAACGACATGCACGGAGATCAGCTCACGCAACGCTCCTTCCAAGAATCCCTCCAGCGACTCGGTCTGGATTACATCGATTGCTGCATGGTGCACTGGCCATGGCCGCAAAAGGGCCTTTATGTTGAGTCATTTGCAGCATTGGCGAAGATTCAAGGGCTGGGGCAGCTGCAGTCGGTTGCGGTAGCTAATTTCTATCCTGAAGTTCTGCGCGAGATCGTCGCGGAAACTGGTATTGCGCCTGTGCTGAATCAGGTGGAATTGCATCCTGGTTTTTCTCAAGCTGAACAGCGCACCGTGGACCGTGAGCTGGAAGTGGTTACGGAAGCATGGTCGCCGTTGGGGCGGGGTGATTCGCTGAACGCGGAGGCCATCGCGTCCATCGCGCAGCGTTATGAGAAGACGCCGGCGCAGGTGGCATTGCGGTGGATTCATCAGTTGGGTTGCTCTGTGGTGCCTAAGTCGGCGAATCCTCAGCGGCAGCGCGAGAACCTCGATATTTTCAATTTTGAGCTCAACGCAGAAGACATGAACAGCATTACGTTGCTCGACGAGCAAGGTGGTCGGCTGTTTGTTGATCCGCACAACTTCCCAGGCGAGGTGGAGTAG
- a CDS encoding enoyl-CoA hydratase, translating to MAQVEVRIDGPLMCVTVNRHEARNALSARMCDDITAALNNADEQARGTAAIRAVLIRSVGTTFCAGADLGSTAQCDGVAEVTQSDFHDSLTSMLESVVSCGVPVIADIQGPVVGAGMQLALSCDLRLVHHAAWFKVPAASLGFALDGWTINRAQCLLGGGWARSIFLGGATLSAPQAVAAGFALEIADSDAAIAYAHRIAGMAPLALRQLKAALNSADSDYELRGEARDLFEQCWASGDAREGQLARKQKRDPVFTGR from the coding sequence GTGGCGCAGGTGGAGGTGCGTATCGACGGCCCCTTGATGTGTGTCACCGTGAATAGGCACGAGGCTCGCAACGCGCTTTCTGCACGGATGTGCGATGACATTACAGCTGCTCTTAATAACGCAGATGAGCAGGCGCGGGGCACTGCAGCTATCCGTGCCGTGCTTATCCGTTCTGTCGGAACGACCTTTTGTGCCGGAGCAGATTTGGGCAGTACCGCTCAATGTGATGGTGTAGCTGAGGTAACGCAGTCGGATTTCCATGACTCTCTTACAAGCATGTTGGAATCGGTCGTGTCCTGTGGAGTGCCAGTCATCGCTGATATTCAAGGACCAGTCGTAGGAGCTGGTATGCAACTCGCGTTGAGCTGTGATCTGCGTTTGGTTCATCATGCTGCATGGTTTAAGGTGCCGGCGGCATCGCTGGGGTTCGCACTCGACGGATGGACTATTAACAGAGCTCAGTGTTTGTTGGGCGGCGGTTGGGCGCGATCAATTTTCTTGGGAGGTGCAACGCTATCGGCACCGCAGGCAGTAGCAGCTGGTTTTGCGCTGGAGATCGCTGATTCCGATGCTGCGATTGCCTATGCGCATCGTATTGCTGGAATGGCACCGTTGGCGTTACGTCAGCTTAAAGCCGCGCTGAATAGTGCTGATTCTGATTATGAGCTTCGTGGTGAGGCGCGTGATTTGTTTGAGCAATGCTGGGCGAGTGGGGATGCCCGTGAAGGGCAGTTGGCTCGAAAACAAAAGCGAGATCCGGTATTTACTGGGCGCTGA
- a CDS encoding DUF485 domain-containing protein: MNAPVTPMRRREPSSEEFRAMQASPQFVDLKRTYRSFTFPMSIAFFVWYLAFVVTATYAPDLMGKAVVGSVNLGVILGVAQFVTTFIITWVYIKFANKNIEPRAAAIRESMEG; encoded by the coding sequence ATGAATGCCCCAGTAACCCCCATGCGGCGGCGGGAACCCTCCAGTGAGGAATTCCGCGCCATGCAGGCAAGCCCACAGTTTGTTGATCTCAAACGCACCTACCGATCCTTCACGTTCCCCATGAGCATTGCGTTTTTCGTGTGGTACTTGGCCTTCGTGGTCACTGCCACCTATGCACCTGACCTCATGGGTAAAGCGGTGGTGGGCTCCGTGAATTTGGGAGTAATCCTCGGAGTCGCCCAGTTTGTCACCACATTCATTATCACGTGGGTCTACATCAAATTTGCCAACAAAAACATCGAGCCACGTGCAGCGGCGATCCGCGAGTCCATGGAAGGATAA
- a CDS encoding solute symporter family protein, translated as MNIYTLAADAPGSAAGNPVLNIIVFIAFIVITMAVVLRAGKSTKEASDFYTGGGSFSGKQNGLAIAGDYLSAASFLGIVGAIALSGYDGFLYSIGFFVAWLVALLLVAEPLRNVGRFTMADVLSFRLKQKPVRVAAAFGTLFVSLFYLIAQMAGAGSLVSVLLDLHDHTAQAIVVAVVGVIMIVYVLIGGMKGTTYVQMIKAVLLVGGVTIMTILVFFAVKGGFSQLFDAAVNTHSQSDYLAKKGYEASQILEPGLKYGKSETSKLDFISLGIALVLGTAGLPHVLMRFYTVPTAKEARRSVVWAIILIGSFYLMTLVLGFGAAALVGPDRIMKAPGTANAAAPLLALELAGPVFMALISAVAFATVLAVVAGLAITASASIAHDLYDAVLRDGKSTEEEQVRVSRITVIAIGVAAIILGILAMEQNVAFLVSLAFAIAASANLPTILYSLYWKRFNTTGAVASIYTGLISALVLIIFSPAVSGSETSMISGADFAWFPLSSPGLVSIPLAFIAGIVGTYLGRPDNLDHLQAEMEVRSLTGVGVEAPVDH; from the coding sequence ATGAATATTTATACTCTCGCAGCTGATGCTCCAGGCTCTGCTGCTGGCAACCCAGTACTGAACATTATTGTGTTCATTGCCTTTATCGTGATCACGATGGCTGTGGTACTTCGCGCTGGAAAATCCACCAAGGAAGCATCGGATTTCTATACCGGCGGCGGATCCTTCTCCGGAAAACAAAATGGCCTTGCTATCGCGGGTGACTACCTTTCCGCAGCATCATTTTTGGGTATTGTTGGCGCTATTGCTCTCAGCGGCTATGACGGCTTCTTGTACTCCATCGGATTCTTCGTAGCATGGCTCGTGGCCTTGCTGCTGGTGGCAGAACCGCTGCGTAACGTGGGGCGGTTTACCATGGCGGATGTTTTGTCTTTCCGCTTGAAGCAGAAGCCAGTTCGTGTGGCAGCAGCGTTTGGCACTCTGTTTGTGTCCTTGTTCTACCTCATCGCTCAGATGGCTGGTGCGGGTTCGCTGGTATCGGTGCTGCTTGATCTCCACGATCACACGGCTCAAGCAATCGTTGTTGCTGTTGTGGGCGTCATCATGATCGTCTATGTGCTCATCGGTGGCATGAAGGGCACAACGTATGTGCAGATGATCAAGGCCGTGCTTCTCGTTGGTGGTGTGACCATTATGACGATCCTCGTGTTCTTCGCAGTCAAAGGTGGTTTCAGTCAGCTTTTCGACGCTGCCGTGAACACGCACTCCCAGTCGGACTACCTGGCAAAGAAGGGCTATGAGGCCTCTCAGATTTTGGAGCCAGGGCTAAAGTACGGCAAGTCGGAAACCTCGAAACTCGATTTCATTTCGCTCGGTATTGCACTGGTTCTCGGTACTGCCGGTTTGCCGCACGTGCTCATGCGCTTCTACACCGTTCCTACAGCTAAAGAGGCTCGCCGCTCGGTGGTTTGGGCCATCATCTTGATCGGCTCCTTCTACCTGATGACCCTCGTTTTGGGCTTCGGCGCAGCAGCTCTTGTCGGCCCAGATCGCATTATGAAGGCTCCTGGAACTGCTAATGCTGCAGCACCGTTGCTGGCACTTGAACTCGCAGGTCCCGTCTTTATGGCACTAATTTCCGCAGTGGCGTTTGCTACGGTGCTCGCCGTGGTAGCAGGTCTTGCCATTACCGCCTCCGCATCCATTGCACATGATCTTTATGATGCAGTGCTTCGCGATGGTAAATCCACCGAAGAAGAGCAGGTTCGTGTCTCTCGTATCACTGTGATAGCCATTGGTGTAGCAGCCATCATTTTGGGAATCCTCGCAATGGAACAAAACGTGGCCTTCCTCGTCTCGCTTGCCTTCGCAATCGCCGCCTCTGCTAACTTGCCGACTATCTTGTATTCGCTGTACTGGAAGCGCTTCAACACCACAGGTGCTGTGGCCTCCATCTACACCGGTTTGATCTCCGCACTGGTGCTCATCATCTTCTCGCCTGCAGTGTCCGGCTCGGAAACGTCGATGATTTCGGGTGCAGACTTCGCATGGTTCCCACTGTCGAGCCCTGGCTTGGTATCCATTCCGCTGGCCTTCATTGCCGGAATTGTGGGCACGTACCTTGGTCGTCCAGATAACCTCGATCATCTACAAGCAGAAATGGAAGTCCGTTCGCTTACCGGAGTAGGCGTTGAAGCTCCAGTGGATCACTAG
- a CDS encoding DUF1906 domain-containing protein, whose amino-acid sequence MNHSISRRSFLTGAVAALGGTALAVATAGTAHAAPGPIRGTVIDFAAGVPSAQGIKNAGHLGSVRYVSRRRPGTESWMTGKPVTAAETHAAGAAGLFTASVYQFGKDATADWKQGAAGAAVHVPQAIALHVAAGGPTRRPIYMAIDDNPTRQQYDTQIRPYLQASAAALNAAGYQLGIYGNYNVIDWAIADGLGEFFWQHDWGSQGHIHPRTTIHQKAGYQRVIDGVTVDVNNVYATDWGQWLPSVAQPAAPIRVPVPLSDPSVIQNLQQNLPPLPAGMPPVDQIIRDISRLSS is encoded by the coding sequence ATGAACCATTCCATCTCCCGTAGGAGTTTCCTCACAGGGGCAGTCGCTGCGCTTGGCGGAACCGCCCTCGCCGTCGCTACCGCCGGCACCGCACACGCAGCCCCTGGACCTATCCGCGGCACTGTTATCGACTTCGCCGCGGGTGTTCCCTCCGCGCAAGGCATCAAAAATGCTGGTCACTTGGGTTCGGTGCGCTATGTGTCGCGTCGCCGCCCAGGCACGGAATCGTGGATGACGGGCAAGCCGGTCACAGCTGCGGAAACTCATGCGGCTGGTGCTGCTGGTTTGTTCACGGCGTCGGTGTATCAGTTTGGTAAGGATGCGACTGCCGATTGGAAGCAAGGCGCTGCGGGCGCTGCGGTGCATGTTCCGCAGGCGATTGCGTTGCATGTTGCTGCAGGTGGCCCTACTCGTCGCCCGATTTACATGGCGATCGACGATAACCCCACGCGCCAGCAGTATGACACGCAGATTCGTCCGTATCTTCAGGCCAGCGCTGCCGCTTTGAATGCCGCCGGCTACCAGCTGGGCATTTACGGTAACTACAACGTGATCGATTGGGCAATTGCCGACGGCCTCGGCGAGTTTTTCTGGCAGCATGATTGGGGTTCTCAAGGCCATATTCACCCACGGACCACGATTCACCAAAAGGCTGGCTACCAGCGGGTTATCGACGGCGTCACCGTGGATGTGAACAATGTTTATGCCACAGACTGGGGTCAGTGGCTCCCAAGCGTAGCTCAGCCAGCAGCCCCCATCCGTGTTCCGGTACCGCTATCGGATCCGTCGGTGATTCAGAACCTGCAGCAGAATCTGCCACCGCTTCCGGCTGGGATGCCTCCGGTAGATCAGATTATTCGCGATATTTCTAGACTATCTAGCTAG
- a CDS encoding cation:proton antiporter, with amino-acid sequence MLLDADPLVSFAWIMGVALLAPLLSYATGKRLPAVVLLIGFGLAIGPNVLGLASLDGGVGLIKEIGLGMLFLLAGYEIEPETLRGKEGRAGLATWLMCAVLSFLGAVSIVGFHSSSTAIVLAIALTSTAIGTLLPIMKQHDMLDTPVGRSLLIHGAIGEIAPILAMALLLSSRSTRLTTAVLLAFFLVAAVVAIVPRTVKFFLPWMGRAMVDGAGSTNQTVLRLVLLMLAVLMAVAAVFELDVVLGAFATGFILRQMVPEKYRTPLEQRLDIVGYSLFIPVFFVCSGMAINPQAVAEKPWLLVTLVPLFYVTRGLPIFLREMFFSTGSEVSGWKESLQLSLYAATALPIIVAVTEVATHSKLLSADNASILVAAGSVTVLLFPLVGSLITQGRRSAAKG; translated from the coding sequence ATGCTTCTTGATGCTGATCCGCTTGTGTCTTTTGCATGGATTATGGGCGTGGCCCTTCTTGCTCCGTTGTTGTCATACGCCACTGGGAAACGTTTACCGGCGGTGGTGTTGCTTATTGGTTTTGGCCTCGCGATCGGTCCTAATGTGCTTGGTTTAGCTTCCCTAGACGGTGGCGTTGGGCTGATTAAAGAGATCGGCCTAGGAATGCTATTTTTGCTGGCTGGTTATGAGATTGAACCTGAAACCCTGCGTGGCAAAGAGGGCCGCGCAGGGTTGGCTACGTGGCTGATGTGTGCGGTGTTGAGTTTCCTCGGCGCAGTGAGCATTGTGGGCTTCCACAGCTCCTCGACGGCGATTGTGTTGGCGATCGCGCTGACGTCGACAGCTATTGGCACTTTGCTTCCTATTATGAAGCAGCACGATATGTTGGATACTCCTGTAGGAAGGTCGTTGTTGATCCACGGTGCTATCGGTGAGATTGCCCCGATTCTTGCGATGGCGTTGTTGTTGTCTTCGCGTTCGACGCGGCTTACAACGGCCGTGTTGTTGGCGTTCTTCTTAGTGGCGGCGGTTGTTGCGATTGTGCCGCGGACGGTGAAGTTCTTTTTGCCGTGGATGGGGCGTGCCATGGTTGATGGTGCTGGTTCGACAAATCAGACGGTGCTGCGACTGGTGTTGCTTATGCTGGCGGTTTTGATGGCTGTTGCCGCGGTGTTTGAGCTTGATGTTGTGTTGGGCGCGTTTGCGACTGGGTTTATTTTGCGCCAGATGGTTCCGGAAAAATATCGCACTCCTTTGGAACAGCGGCTCGATATTGTGGGATATAGCTTGTTTATTCCGGTGTTCTTTGTGTGTTCCGGTATGGCGATTAATCCGCAGGCTGTTGCCGAAAAGCCGTGGTTGTTGGTGACGCTGGTGCCCCTGTTTTATGTCACTCGTGGATTACCGATTTTCCTTCGTGAGATGTTCTTTTCAACTGGTTCTGAGGTATCTGGCTGGAAGGAAAGTTTGCAGTTGTCGTTGTATGCGGCAACAGCGCTTCCGATTATCGTGGCGGTAACTGAGGTGGCTACGCATTCGAAGCTGTTGAGTGCGGATAATGCTTCTATTTTGGTTGCGGCGGGTTCTGTGACGGTGTTGCTGTTTCCACTTGTTGGCAGCTTGATTACGCAGGGGCGTCGTAGCGCTGCGAAGGGTTAG
- the cobF gene encoding precorrin-6A synthase (deacetylating) — MRTIYVIGIGAGSPEFLTLQAISGLRHAQAVVALDKGEQKSDLLALRQQIVDTHAPGTPIYAVTDPERDRNPDNYEEEVQLWHAERAHLLASTIREHTPDDGAVAFLVWGDPSLYDSTLRIIEHMRNLEGLHADVKVIPGITAVQVLTAEHGILVNRIGEAIHITTGRNLPETSAKDRRNCVVMLDGKTAWQDVATEHTYMWWGAFLGTEQQVLRKGYVHEIGAQVAQLKQQLRAEHGWIMDTYLLRELD, encoded by the coding sequence ATGCGCACCATTTATGTAATTGGAATTGGTGCTGGCAGCCCCGAGTTCCTGACTCTTCAGGCGATCTCGGGGCTTCGTCATGCACAAGCAGTAGTAGCCCTAGATAAGGGCGAGCAGAAGTCCGATCTTCTGGCGCTTCGCCAGCAGATTGTCGATACTCATGCACCAGGTACCCCCATTTATGCTGTCACGGATCCGGAGCGCGACCGCAATCCTGACAACTATGAGGAGGAGGTGCAACTGTGGCATGCAGAGCGCGCCCATCTGTTGGCCTCAACAATCCGTGAGCACACGCCTGACGACGGCGCCGTGGCGTTTTTAGTGTGGGGCGACCCTTCGCTCTACGATTCCACGCTGCGCATTATCGAACATATGCGTAACCTCGAGGGTCTCCACGCGGACGTCAAGGTGATCCCAGGTATTACCGCTGTCCAGGTTCTCACCGCGGAGCACGGTATTTTGGTTAACCGCATTGGCGAGGCCATTCACATTACGACGGGCCGAAACCTCCCCGAAACATCGGCGAAGGATCGTCGCAACTGTGTGGTCATGCTGGACGGTAAAACTGCGTGGCAAGACGTTGCCACGGAGCACACCTATATGTGGTGGGGTGCGTTTTTGGGCACCGAGCAGCAAGTGCTGCGCAAGGGATATGTGCATGAAATCGGCGCGCAGGTTGCCCAGTTGAAGCAGCAGCTGCGCGCCGAGCACGGGTGGATTATGGATACCTACCTGCTGAGAGAGCTCGATTAG
- a CDS encoding mycoredoxin produces the protein MSDNNHVTIYAADWCPFCQRLIKALNRTETPFTLVDVEADEAASEWVKSVNNGDRIVPTVKYSDGTTATNPPASDVRKKLEELAG, from the coding sequence ATGTCTGATAACAACCATGTGACCATCTACGCTGCCGACTGGTGTCCATTTTGCCAGCGCCTGATTAAGGCGCTCAACCGCACCGAAACTCCTTTTACCTTGGTCGATGTTGAAGCCGACGAGGCCGCTTCTGAGTGGGTTAAGTCCGTCAACAACGGCGACCGCATCGTGCCAACCGTGAAGTACTCCGACGGCACCACCGCTACTAATCCCCCAGCTTCCGACGTTCGCAAGAAGCTAGAGGAACTAGCAGGATAG
- a CDS encoding dihydrofolate reductase, which produces MLRAIWAQSTDGVIGDGNDMPWHVPEDLAYFKATTLGAPVIMGRTTWTTIPERFRPLPGRHNFVLSSRAPGAWSTGAEVVTAIPELDCDAWIMGGGAVYASTLPLVDEVVVTLIDATLAPVLGDAAVYAPALDDSFEVVEESPWHQSATGTVLGTPARYKFQRLRRR; this is translated from the coding sequence ATGCTGCGCGCTATTTGGGCCCAGTCCACTGATGGGGTGATTGGCGACGGCAACGACATGCCTTGGCACGTTCCAGAAGACCTCGCTTATTTCAAGGCCACCACTTTGGGCGCACCCGTAATTATGGGACGTACCACGTGGACGACGATTCCAGAACGCTTCCGCCCGCTGCCAGGGCGTCATAACTTTGTGCTCTCCTCCCGAGCACCCGGCGCGTGGAGCACGGGTGCCGAGGTCGTCACTGCGATCCCCGAGCTCGACTGCGATGCATGGATCATGGGCGGCGGCGCCGTCTACGCAAGCACACTACCGCTGGTAGACGAGGTAGTAGTCACGCTTATCGACGCCACCCTCGCTCCCGTACTCGGCGACGCAGCAGTATATGCACCAGCCCTCGACGATAGCTTTGAGGTTGTTGAGGAATCCCCATGGCACCAATCTGCCACTGGGACCGTGCTGGGTACTCCGGCCCGCTATAAGTTCCAAAGGTTGCGCAGGCGTTAA
- a CDS encoding thymidylate synthase translates to MSTSTTIKTPYEDLLRTILEQGSHKDDRTGTGTTSLFGQQMRFDLSESFPLITTKKVYWKGVIGELLWFLQGSSNVRWLQERNIHIWDEWASEKGELGPVYGVQWRSWPTPDGQHVDQIAQALDMLKNNPDSRRNIVSAWNVAELNNMALPPCHLLFQLYVADGKLSCQLYQRSADMFLGVPFNIASYSALTHMLAQQAGLEVSEFIWTGGDCHIYDNHREQVLTQLSREPRPYPQLKLRKASSIFDYDFDDFTIEGYDPHPAIRGEVAV, encoded by the coding sequence ATGAGCACCAGCACCACCATAAAAACCCCGTATGAAGACCTTCTTCGCACAATCCTTGAACAGGGCTCCCATAAAGACGACCGTACCGGCACCGGTACGACCAGCCTTTTTGGCCAACAGATGCGTTTTGATCTCTCCGAATCCTTCCCTCTAATCACCACCAAGAAGGTGTATTGGAAAGGTGTTATCGGAGAACTGCTCTGGTTCCTGCAAGGCTCCTCCAATGTTCGTTGGCTCCAAGAACGCAACATTCACATTTGGGATGAATGGGCTTCCGAAAAAGGCGAACTGGGACCTGTTTATGGTGTTCAATGGCGCAGCTGGCCTACACCCGATGGACAGCATGTGGACCAGATTGCACAAGCATTAGACATGCTCAAAAACAATCCGGACTCCCGACGCAATATCGTCTCGGCGTGGAACGTAGCAGAGCTCAACAATATGGCGCTTCCACCGTGTCACTTGTTGTTCCAGCTCTATGTTGCCGATGGAAAGTTGAGCTGCCAGCTCTACCAGCGCAGTGCAGACATGTTCTTAGGTGTTCCGTTTAACATCGCCTCCTACTCCGCGCTCACGCATATGCTCGCGCAACAAGCAGGCCTCGAGGTCAGCGAGTTCATTTGGACTGGCGGCGACTGCCATATCTACGACAACCACCGCGAGCAGGTTCTCACCCAGCTCTCACGTGAGCCTCGCCCATATCCACAGTTGAAATTACGAAAAGCCTCCTCGATCTTCGACTACGACTTCGACGATTTCACCATCGAGGGCTACGATCCCCACCCTGCAATTCGCGGCGAGGTAGCAGTGTAA
- a CDS encoding 3'(2'),5'-bisphosphate nucleotidase CysQ, with product MTAQFDDATLTKRLAEGTGEILKGVRNVGLLRGRELGEAGDDLAQNWIARVLEQHRPDDGFLSEEAADNPERLGKDRVWIIDPLDGTKEFATGRQDWAVHIALVENGVPTHAAVNLPDLGVVFHSSEVRAVGGPYAKKIAISHNRPPAVATYIAESLGFAAEPMGSAGAKAMHVLLGDYDAYIHAGGQYEWDSAAPVGVSIAAGLHCSRLDGTPLNYNNKDTYLPDVLICRPELADDILAMAAAFREENGSY from the coding sequence ATGACTGCTCAGTTTGACGATGCAACACTTACCAAGCGACTAGCCGAAGGCACCGGCGAGATTCTCAAAGGAGTGCGCAATGTGGGCCTCCTCCGCGGACGCGAACTCGGCGAAGCCGGCGACGACCTCGCACAAAACTGGATCGCCCGCGTACTCGAGCAGCACCGCCCCGACGACGGCTTCCTCTCCGAAGAAGCAGCCGATAACCCAGAACGCCTCGGTAAAGACCGCGTATGGATTATCGACCCCCTCGATGGCACCAAAGAGTTTGCCACCGGCCGTCAGGACTGGGCTGTTCACATCGCACTTGTAGAAAATGGCGTACCCACCCACGCCGCCGTTAACCTCCCCGACCTCGGCGTAGTATTCCATTCCTCCGAGGTTCGCGCAGTAGGCGGCCCCTACGCCAAGAAGATCGCTATCTCCCATAACCGCCCACCAGCGGTAGCCACCTACATCGCGGAATCCCTAGGCTTTGCAGCAGAACCCATGGGATCCGCAGGAGCGAAGGCCATGCACGTATTGTTAGGCGACTACGATGCTTACATTCACGCAGGTGGACAGTACGAATGGGACTCCGCTGCCCCAGTCGGCGTTAGCATCGCCGCAGGTCTGCACTGTTCGCGTCTCGACGGCACCCCGTTGAACTACAACAACAAAGACACGTATCTTCCAGATGTATTGATCTGCCGCCCCGAGCTTGCCGACGACATCCTCGCCATGGCTGCAGCTTTCCGTGAGGAAAACGGCTCCTACTAA